TATGCTTCGTTTTACAGAGTAATCAAGGAAGCATGTTGAGCAAAGTATACAAATTCAACAGCTGGGAAGGTATTATGGAGAGGTGACATTTTCTTCAGGTTTCCttgaaaagaactgaaaacagatgAAACTTTTAGACCAAATATTCCTTTGAAAACATGAATAGAATGTGTTTGTGAGAGGCATGTATTGAAACATGTGATATTAGTGCATGgttatttttcactttctaaattaaactgACATAAACAGTTTGAGAAATAAGTACATGGCTTTTAATTGAAAGCACAATTTTGCATGTAAATGTTGGTCCGTGTTCATCTTTATCTCAGTTAGTAGCAACCTTGTTCTGCAGCAGTGGTTCGTTGATTGTTATGGTACGTCGACAGCTCCAGCTTGTGCCACCTTCCCAGTGCGCCAACTTTCTAAATGCATCTCTTTCCCTGGTTAGCTTGCGCTGTTGCCTTTGTATGTCTTCCCACCTCATGGATGTAAGTTTCATTATGAGGATATTGAAAAACAGTCTTCCGGTCATAACCCCAGTGGCTTCCTTTTCTCTGTCACTTCCAAATGCAGGACCATTGCTGGGCACCATGTCTGCCCATCCATGGGAGTTAGGAATAAACACAAAAGAGTCCAGTTCAGTTCAGCAAACAGTTATGATGCATCTGTTTCATGCCAGGATCTGCAGTAGGTGCTGGGGTACAAAGTGAAGAAGATAATTTGCTTGGTCTCAAAAGGGAGCTCCTGGTCTAATACCCAGGCTCCTACAATCCCTCAGCATTATCCTCTCCACTTTGCCTGTTCCCCTGTTGCTCATTACCTGTGCAACAGTGCCTCCCTCTCTGGCTCAATTCCTGCCTTTCTTCCCACTGTTCTTTTATCCTGCTAGTGTcttccttttcaaccatagccaACACTCCATCTTCAAGTGCTCAGCGATACAACTTATACCTCAACTCTCTGGAAAGGCTTTCTGAACTAAGTAAGAGAAGTTGTAAATATTtagctcttttcatttttctaaattatctgATTATAAGCAACAACAAAACGAAGATCCCATATTATTATCTGCAGAGTTAATTTGGGGACAACAGGGACCTCTTAGttttttgattaattttaaacTTACTTGTAATTAATGGGTAGTATATGTTATGAACcattaaaaattacttaatagTAATCACTTTTGAAAATAGGAggaaagtaaacatttttatggCAGATTTGTTTGCcttaagaattattttgaaagaagTATTAGAATTGAGGCTTGGAAAAAAGGTAGAGTGCTTGACctgttgcagtggctcacgcctgtaatcccagcactttgggaggccgacttgggtggatcacgaggtcatgagttcgagaccagcttggccaatatggtgaaaccctgtctctgctaaaagtacaaaaattatccgggcgtggtagcacacgcctgtaatcccagctactcaggaggctgaggcagaagaatagcttgaacccgggaggcagaggttgcagtgagctgagattgtgccactgcactccaggctgggtgacagagtgagactccatctcaaaaacaaacaaacaaacaaacaaatcccaaaACAAAGATTGCTCATATTTTTgcctaaatgaaaaaaattagagatttttctttcctgtatCCCCCAAAACAGCAAGAATTCATATAGCCTTATTTCCAAGAAATTGGAATATTGGAtctgtgaaaacaaaaataaagaacatggAAAATGTTGCAAAATTAAAGTATTTCTCTAGATCATTCAAATCAAGTAAggcaataattttatttcttagaaacATTCACATATATCCAGGCCTGATTACTTCCCCAAACTCTccctctttccattcctttttctccctactcatccctcaccccctcccagaAAACTCACTGTGGCTCCACTTTCCAGAGACTAGAAAAATTGAACCCTGGCTGTTGAgaaaatgactattttttaaCATCTCTAAAAGTTTCCTAAAccttctttttatctcttttaattaaactttcttttctaAACAAACCCCCTATCTAAtcacagtgtttttttttgttcttttctccccACACTATTGCTGCCATActatattttctattgtttatttaAAGCGTGCAGTATTTCAATTACATTTGGATTAAATAAGGTTTTTGTAAGTTGATCTTGAAACTTAATCACCATCTGCAGCAAAGTGTTATGAAGAAATATATTCTAAGACTAACAAATGACTCTCTACAATATAGCCTGTTGTAAACTGAAAAGTGTTTCTAATAACATAGATTTTCATGTGTAGGTTTTGTACCCAGCTTTGTTAAATTATAGTTTCACCCAGAATGTTgcttttcaggatttttttaaatttacagttTATATTATTGTTTAATTGGTAGTAAGCCATTTCTTCTTCAGCATATGAAGGACACAGTTATTGACATTCTAGCTTGTAAGTCAATTTTGATAGTTCATGATAACTGGATTAAATATTACTATGTTAAATAAGTGACCCAGTACTTTGGTCATTAAAATTCCCAAATTGGATTACTGTTTGCTTCCTGATTGGACAGCAATTCGCCTGCTAAATCTAAACTTAATTAGAGAGATTATACTTGTCAATATACCAAACTTTCAATATGCTGCATTCCATTAACTCACTCACTATAACTCTTTGCCCTCTAGCATTTTTTTCAGGGCATCCTTTACTTCTGTGTTTCTCAGGCTGTAGATAAGAGGGTTAAGCATGGGAATTACAAGACTATAAAACACAGAGactactttgttttgtttccatgAATTCCCCGCTTTTGGTTGCTGCAGGTACATGAAAAACAGTGTTCCATAAAAGATGGTGACCACAGTGAGGTGGGAGGCACAGGTGGAAAATGCTTTGCACTTGCCCTTGGAAGACTGGATTTTTATAATGGAAAAGAGGATGCAAATGTAGGAGATGAAGATGGtcaggagggacccagtgagattTACTGCAGAGAAGATCACGAGCTGCTTTTCTTTGCTGTGGGTGTCAGAGCAGGAGAGGGCCAGAAGAGGGGGGTCAGGACAGTAGAAGTGGTGGATGACATTGGAGTCGCAGAAAGACAGCTGGAACGTCAGAGCTGTCTGTAGCACAGAGTTTAGGAAGCCATAGGTATAGACCCCTATCACCAACTCCCTGCAGACCTGCTGCGTCATAACAGCTGTATAAATCAGGGGGTTGCAGATGGCCATGTAGCGGTCGTAGGCCATCGTGGCCAAGAGGAAGCATTCTGTAGTGGTGAAAGCACTGGAGAAGTACAGCTGAGCAAAACAGCCTGAAAAGGAGATGGTTTTTTTCTTCACTAATAAATTTTGCAGCATCTTGGGCCCAATGGAAGATGAGTAACAAAGATCAATGAATGCCAGGTGACTGAGGAAGTAGTACATGGGGGTGTGGAGCTGTGAGTCTGCTCTGATGATCAGGATCATGCCAAAGTTTCCCACGAGGGTGATGAGATAAATGACCAGGAACACCACAAAGAGGCGGAGCTGCATCTCAGGACGGTCTGTGAATCCCATGAGGACAAATTCGGTCACTGTGGTATGATTGCCTTTTGCCATGTTCTCTCGCCTGctgcaaaaataagaaatgattaGATACTTTAAAACAAACGCTTCTTACCTCTTTGTTGCATtaccatatgaaaaaaaatgtggctTTACACTTCCAATAGTTAAAGGCTGTCATTAACTATGGGACTTTATTCTGCTAAAACAGACTTGGCAAGACTGTACTCATTTCTTTTTGGAACCAGGAGAACGATTTTCTTAGGACAGAACCTATTTTTATGTTAACAGTGTTAGTGTTTTCAGTTCAACTCAACAGATACTTCTGGGCTTTGTGTGGGGCCAGATAGCATGCTTGGTGCTGGGCTGGAGATGGGTATGACAATGACATTGTCTTTGTTCTTATGGAGTCTAGTGGAGGGTTTGTAAAACATTCCATAAGGGGAAGTAAGCCAAGTACTTTTGGAGCTGTACAGAGTGCTGTAGGAGTTCATAAGAGGGAGAGATTGAATGTGGATGGTGGAAATGGAaaagcttcattcattcattcttgttCCCTTTTAAAACACATATTGCCCCTCTTCAATGTGCCAGATGCTATGCTAAATGAAGgtgatacaaagatgaataaaacgtATGCCTGCCTTCAATGAGCACACAGACTGGTACAGACTGGTAGGAGAAACATGCATGTAAGTAACTAGTTACAATTCACTGTGGGCAATGCTCTGAAAGAGGAATCTCCTAACTCAACCTGCTTGCTGTGAAGGCAGTGCGTGGGGGTGGAGGATCAGCTGTCTTAGGCAACACTGAATTGTCCTAAATTTTAAGCtggatatttaaaattataaatgcaatATATCCACTTGGCGAACTTATCAATAGGACAGAGggatagaaatgaaaaaacagtTTCTCTGCTCTACCTCCAATGTAATTACTTAATGGTATCCAGTGTTAACAGTTCCTTTAATATTCTAAAAACACTTAGGTATAAACAAGTATCaatacacacaaaacacacacacacacacacacacacacacacttttctacataaatgaaatcatacagttttgcaccttttctctttttacacTTAAGAAGTATTTCCATGataagaatacatggacacatagaggggaacaacacacattgcgGCTTATTGGAGGacggtgggaggagggagaggatcaggaaaaataactaatgaatactaggcttagtacctgggtgatgaaataatctgtacaacaacccccgtgacacaaatttacctatgtaacaaaactgcacatcctgtacaggtacccctgaacttaaaatgaaagttaaagaaGTATTTCCAAAGCAGTTTGTAGAAATCCATGATATTTTCATAACtgtatcataatttattaatAAGTTCTGTCTTAATGGATATTTAAATGTTtacgattttctttttttccccctatctCAAATAAAGCTTGCGTTCATATGTCTAAGCATGTATGTGGATTAAAGATAAACCACTaggtcaggcatagtggctcaagcctgtaatcccagtactttgagaggccgaggtgggtggatcacgaggtcaagagatcgagaccatcctgaccaacatggtgaaaccccgtctctactaaaaaaaaaaaaaaaaaaaattagctgggtgtggtgatgcgtgcctgtaaccccagctactcgggaggctcaggcctgagaatcgcttgaacccaggagacaggttgcagtgagctgagatcatgccactgcacttcagcctggtgacacagcgagactccatctcaaaagaaaaaaaaaaaagacagaaaaagataaaCCACTTGAAGTGAAGTTTGCgtcaaaatgtatatattcattttacttttttgatggtGATTGACAAATTGACCTCCAAATAAATTTCACCAAGTCAAACTCCCTTCTAACAATATTGTGCAAGAATACTGATTTTCCCATACTTTTATCCAAAGTTTTATTAAGTTTTAAGCCTTTGCCACTGTGATAGTGGATATTGGTAACTCCTgtagttttgtgtgtttttatgagTAGGGGTTAGCATTTTTCAAACAATTATTtgcatgtatatttttttccctaTAAACTGTCAGTTCATTTCTTTGTGAATTTTTCTATTAGGTTGATTGATTTTCtagaacattttatttctagGAGGCCTTCGTTTATGAAGGAAACCAGCTCTTTGTCTGATACATGTATTGCAAATTACTTTTCAGTTTGTCAGTTGTCCCTTAACATAGGTATGATAATTACTTTGTATGCTATGCAGTGAGTTTTGCGTTGATTTCAAATTTATCAATCCTTTTCCTTTTGAATTCTGATCTTTGCAATATGGTTAAATGAAACATcttcaatttaaaattatttaaaaaattatctcctGTTTTAGTCCAGAGACTgacttcatttcaattttatattaCAAACTTTGATTTTCCTGgaaatttaattttgatataaGGAATGAGGCAATCAACACAGTTATGCCTCAAATAAAGACAGGAATAcactctgagaaatgcattgttcaGTGATTCTGTCATCGtgtaaacatcatagagtgtacttatacaaacTGAAATGATATAGCCTACTATGCACCTGGGCTATATGGCATAGCTTactgctcctaggctgcaaacctgtacagcatgtacTGTGCTGAATAtagtaggcaattgtaacacaatgttatttgtgtatctaatcatatctaaacaaagaaaaggtacagtaaaatacagtaaaataatatTATGAGATCACCATTGTAAGCCATCTGTTGTGgattgaaatgtcattatgtactgcatgactgtatttttacttatttcttcaATGGCTAGCCAGGTGTTCTAATGCAACTTATTGGTGAAATTGTTTTCCTGCTGGTTTTGTTGATTTAAAACTCCAGACTTATCTTATACTAATACTAAAACATCTTGAAGTACTTGGGTcaatttatgatttctttttttgtagtctTTTCTAGAACCAAGACAACACATTTAAATTAAATAGTTATATAATTCATTTTACTATCTAGTAGCAATTTTTCTGTCCATTCTCAGGTGTACATTTTCCAGATGCAGTCTAACATTATTTTATCAAGTTCCAAAAAATCCTGTTTGTACTTGGAATGCTATTGCATTAAATTGATTTGTCAGTTTAAGggaaaattgacatttttacaactgaatcttcttttcttaactgtggtatttattttattgattaaatAATTTCCTAAATAGAGTTTTATTTAAACTTTACAGATATACATCctatgtatttctttaaattctAGTCAcaggtattttatctttttgttactattgcaaattaaatcttaaaaaagtttttttgtggTCTATTTAAGTATTATTTGCATACAGCaaaactactgattttttttttttttttttttttttttttttttttttttttttttttttttgagacggagtctcacgctgttgcccaggctggagtgcagtggcgcgatctcggctcactgcaagctccgcctcccgagttcccgccattctcctgcctcagcctcctgagtagctgggactacaggcgcccgccaccgcgcccggctaattttttgtatttttagtagagacggggtttcactgtggtctcgatctcctgaccttgtgatccgcccgcctcggcctcccaaagtgctgggattacaggcttgagccaccgcgcccggccaaaactactgatttttttataaattaattttataactcTCTTCCTTACAATACTTtcctatcatttaaaaatagttttctggTTGATTCTCTTGGGTTTCTTAACTACACAATCATACATTATGAAAGGATGTGAATTTCATTTCCCATTTCTctaacatatttttgtttctttttcttctctacttgTATTGGTTAGTACTTCCAGAGCAATGTTAATATATAGTAACAGTGGTGGCAATTTTTACCTTTTAACCTCTTGAAGGATGCTTCAGAAGTATAAGGACATTCTCAGGCATTCTAAACAGAGGGAATAGCCTGTGCAAAGTTACTGAGGTTTGAGGAAGTCCAGGCGTTAAAAACTCCAAATATTTGCTATGGTTAGAAAGCAGGCTTCCTAGGAGCAAAGCTGCCTTTGGCATTGGCAGGGCCCAGGGCAAGAATAATAAATGAAGACCCACATACAATATgcctaaatatttaaaagttaaaaatcaagataacaaattactaaaatacattttatccTCCCTCCTTAACAAGTATACTTATATAATATCTGGAAGGCAGAGTTCTTGGGATCCTTGGAATCACAGGCTGGAAGGCAGTTTTGTGAGGAGGACTCATTGCTAGCTCACATGACTGCAGTTGCACAGACACGCGAGCAAGCATGTATAAGCTCTGTTTACACTCCTGCAAGTGGCCATCCCTTGGCCACCCATAAGGCCTAGTTGTGAGAACATGAGCAGCATGGTTTACCCTTACAAGGACGATTTGGTAAAGAGACACTTATGGACTCTGGGAATAAGTTGGAAGCCTTTTGAGCAAGGAACCTTAAGGTCTCATTACTAGGAAGATGGTCTAGAAGGGGTGGATACCAGGGACTGGAAGGACACATCCATTTGGCATCATAGATGCCTTGCCCCATGGAATGTAGTGCAGTAGTAAGAAGCCCAGAATGGCTCTGAAGAATGGGGCCAAGGCAGGGTCCCTATTGTTTGGATCAAAAGGTGCTACTGCTTGTGAGTTAGTGATAAGAAACATGGCTGGAAATGTGTATCTGGGCTAGATAACAGAAGGCCTGGTATCCCTCTATAAGGAGTTCAGTCTGTATACTGCAGAGAGTCGGCAGCCTTCAAATTGAACTGAGCTGGCCATTGGAAGATGGAAAGAACCTCAAAATGTGAAGGGTGGATTAAAGGAGCGTCTTGGGTACAGAGGACAATTGAGCAAGGGGTTCAGCTAGAGCAGCCCAGAGCATGCACTGGTGACTGTGGGCTTCCTTTTGGGTGAGAGAAAATGCCTATGGAAGAGATTCATGGTGGATAAACTACATGTGAAAAGTTTTGGATGTCAGGGGGATGCAATAACTAGTTCGGTAGTGAGCATGGACCCATTGAACACTTGAGCAGTAGAATTGACTTGACCAGCATTCAGCTTTCATGGAGGTGGTCTGGCAGTATGCGTGGATGGTGTGAAAGAAGAGAGCCATCAGCAGGGACACCGGCTGTGACATTTTCCATGTCAGACAGGATCAGGGTTTGAACTAGGGAATCATGGCACAAATGAAGAAAGGAGATAGGCACAAGAAGtatctcaaagacagagtttgtGTCACTTGGCAATTGACTGAGACTCTAAGTTTTCAAGTCTGGGAGACCAGAATAATGATAATGTAAGACTTAACAGTTTAGTATAATTTTACCCCTTACTTCTTTCCTAAGGAGATCTGACacaatttaaacacacacacgcacaaatacACACACGCACTCCTACCACAATTACTATCGTAGAATTCAAAAGTAGAAGACATAAttgagagaaaagaggaagcaaaTTTCCCCACTATATTTAATAACATTGCTATGTTGTTACTTCGAATATGTTCAACATAGTAAGTCTAGGCTAGGAGTGGAGTAGGAGAAAATAGCGTTGAATTCAGCTGGAAGGATGGACAAAGGTTCATTGCACAGTCAAAGCCAGGATCCTGGTTCAGGAGCCATGGATATACAGATGATGGAATGAAGGGTGGGAACCAATGAGATCATTCAGGGAGAGAGAATAGTGACAGCAAGAGATCAGAGATAGACCTTAGggtaaaatttatctttaatggGTGGGGCAAGGAGTCAGCAGGGAAGAAAAGGTGCCCTAAGATATCTAACAAGTAGTAAGGAACCTTGGAAATAAGAGCATTTCTGACACTCCTGGCTTATGGTAGATGTAACCTGTTTTGTTGTGATCTTATCTCTCTCAATCATAGCCTAACACAAAACCAAACCTCTTCAGGCATTGCACTTAGACAGTCTTACCCATTAAAATATTTGCTtgtaagttttttgttgttttgaattCTGTGCCGTCTAAAGGTAGCAAAACATTCTTTTGGATTCATTTCTAGAAGTGACCAAGTCTTCCATGTGCATTCGAACAGTTACCAATTCAAACTGAGACATGGAAAGGTTTAGTAACTCTGGAAGAGTCTAAAAAGCCAGTGTGGAGATTCTAGCTTTAACAGCTCTTGCCTGgcagaagatatatatatattttttactctgTTAGCTATTATTGATGTGATTTCATATTTGCCTCTAAAGTTTCTAAGACATGGTTAACACATTCTAATttggaggttttaaaaaatttccattcCATTAgctaaatatttatatatcattttatcctatgaaaatgttattttgcaTTCCAAGGAACTTCtaattgagttaatttttaagtttaaggATTACTAATAATATCAAGACTATTAGTTTTTAGAATATAACTAGACCTGATgataaattccaggaaaaacaaaatagtaaatctctaattataaatatttgacttGTAATTTTCTACTTAAGAGAAAATTTGtggtctgctttttaaaaaatgctgagatTTATTCCATTATTccagtattttttgtattttgctgGCAATAGACACATTCTTTATTATTTGCACATTCCTCATCAAATCTGTAATTATGCACCGTTTCTGttatcaataaaacaaaagaatcaggaaaaaaaaagctgagattGAATTACTGTCAAACTTAATGAATCCAAATAACGAGTAGTTATCTGAAAACTTTCAATATGCCAAGATTCAttctgttttacatatattattttatttagtacataattattattttcattattttcttaaggAGGAAACTAAGACATGGAAATGCTCAGTAGTTTGTCAAATTCCCAAAATAGATGAGCCAGGATTTGAAACCAGGTAGGCTGATTCCAGAGCCCTCTGCCTAAACTATCTCTCCATTTATGATTTCTCAGTGTTCCAGAGCCCTCTGCCTAAACTATCTTCTCCATTTatgatttttcataattttgttttgcCTATTTCTTTCTTGCAAGATTAGACTCCTGTGAGGAAATTTTAGGCATATTGGAATGAGTTCAGTAACACTTCCTCTTAATTTGTTCTGGCACATTTACAATTTATTGTGTTTAACCAGTATGTTCAACATTTGACAACTCAGTGCTGTTTCCTTCCTTACCTTTACTCTTCATGGGGAAACAATTCAAACAACTTGGTGGAAGAACCTAAGAAATATTCTTAACTCTTAGAAAGTGAAAGAACATAAactcctttgagaatctgatgaaagctaAGTACCTGTCCCTAGGAAGATTTCACTTACATAAAATTTGGCTTGTGATTTCAGAGGCTTCCTATGTTTGTCAGGTCACTGCTGCGGTTTCCTCATAGAATAATGcactagttttaaaaataaatcccagATTTCCAAGTAAGAGCCAACCAATATTTCCCCATTTCATCTCTGGTGGAAACAAAGCACACCTGTCCCAAAGCCCTGCCctcttcacagttctggagctgaAACCCTTCTCTAGGCTGCCTTGTGGCTTTAGCCACGACAGCCTTAGAAGTAAATGCAACTTACCAAGTGCCTGTCAGACAATTAGTCGGGATTCCCAGTGTTCTAGAAGCATCCATTTAGTGCATTTCCAGTCAGACAAACAGGCTTCTTCGTATCTGCCTGGAGGCCTTGGTTTCTGTTCTCCGCAGAAACTGTACTTATAAAATGTAATGAGTCTGTTATCTCTTGTGATTCCAGAACTTCATGGGTACCAAGGGAACAGTTTATACAGAGTTTCTCTGAGATACATTACATTTGATTTAAATCACCCTTGGGAATTAAAATCCCTAAATCATCCCCATAACTAATGATGACTCAGGTCATGATGCTTTGGTACCTGTTCTCAGGATGACTCCCATGTTCAGAACCTTGGGTGTGATGCTAGGAGACAGCCATCCTCCCTTTCCCATGACATCTACAGTGGGTGGCCTTAAAGTTGTGGCTGTAAATGTTTTATGGGGGGCTAGCTAAGATTACGCAAAGATTGTATGACTAGGATGCACATATAGGACATTTTTGCTTGCACAGAAAAGATGATCTTGGTTAGCATATTTATCCCAAAAGATAATGTAAGAGAAAAGTAGTGTTCATTTCTCCTACTGTTGTGTATTTCCCATCAAATCAAATTAAGGAGTCCGAGACTGAATGTTCTAATGGTCCTGTAGacctcctcccctttctcccttctccatTTCTCTCTGGATTGAAACTGGGGCAATCCATGCCTCCTGGTGTGGGTAGGGTCAGTTTCTCAATGCAGCTGCCCTTTTTCTCATGGccactggggaaaaaaagattagaaCCTGGTTGTCTAGGTCATTAGTTGTAGTGATTCAGCACAGCCCTTAAAGTGCAAGGACACTGTCTGCAACCTTGGCATTTAAGTCAAGGCAGAGTTGAAGTCAAGAGCATTCTCAAATTAGAAAGTGCGTTTTCTCTCCCTCAGCATTCCTGGAGTTCATTAATTCACACCAAAGAGgaggaaactggaaaaaaaatacaattgggTCAGACCTGGAGGTTTGGTTTTAGTGGTCTTTCTTAGTCAACTTTGCCAATTTCAGTAACTTGTAGAAGGTAAATCTGTGACTTTTCATTCTGGTGAGGGGGGAGAATATCTAGGTTATATCTAGTGGAGAGTGCAATGTAAGTTTGATTTGCTAATTGAAGAACTCCATGATTTTGCAAATGCTGTAGTTGCTCACCACCAGGTTACCTTAACAATAAGCCATAGGACATCTGTTTCCAGTCCCTAGGACTGTGTGCCTATCTTGAGTAGTGACCAAAGGGGCCAGAGTTAGGGATAGAATCAGAGAGCCAGCTGAACTACTGCCATTTATGTCACATTTCATCACTATCATTTCACTGTCTAGTCCCAGTACAAATGGTAATGTACTTTTTAGCAAGAATTGGTTTTTCTATGGAATTCTTATTGCATGATGAGCCAATTCTAGGAATTGAATATCTGGGGTGAAATCCAGCCAGGCCTTCTAAAGACTGGGTTTGCAGAAAGCACAGGACCTTGCGGATTTTGTCTGGGTGAATGCCCGGAAGGGAGGAGATGAAGGGATCAACTGACACCGTGTGTCTCACAGAGCTAAGGAAGACTGACTTCGGCACTTTTGAACCAGCATTTACACTATGCCACCCTATTGCTCACAAATCTGAGAAAGAGAAATTCTAAGTTCAGGGGTGTTAGTCATCAGCGAGATTCTAAAGAGAGGGAAGGTGTTTTTAAGGATCTGCTTGgtcatgataattttttttttttttttttttgagacagagtctcactctgtcccaggctggagtgcagtggcgtgatctcagctcactgcaagctccacctcccaggttcacgccattcttctgccttagcctccccagtagctgggactacaggcacccaccaccatgcctcgctaattttttgtatttttggtaaagacagggtttcaccgtagtctcgatctcctgacctcttaatctgcccgcctcagcctcccaaagtgctgggattacaggcgtgagccaccacgcctggccttggtCATGAGATTTCATTCTAGTTTTGGGGAAGGACTCCTGTTAAAGGAAGGTGCATATATGATTCATGCATTCAACTGGGGATACACTTTGAGAAAGAGCATTCTCTAGATTGTAAGAATCTTGGTAATATTCATTCTTGAAGGTAATGACCAGTAGGTGCTAGGGACAGAATTCAAAACCACTGATACTTTGTTTTACCACTACTAGGAATTCATGTGGGGTTGATGATTCTTTCATAGCACCATGGGTGGGTGGGTGCTCTGAATTATCCTGTGTGCCCTGGAGTAGCTGAA
This portion of the Macaca mulatta isolate MMU2019108-1 chromosome 14, T2T-MMU8v2.0, whole genome shotgun sequence genome encodes:
- the LOC100427903 gene encoding olfactory receptor 5M5-like, whose product is MAKGNHTTVTEFVLMGFTDRPEMQLRLFVVFLVIYLITLVGNFGMILIIRADSQLHTPMYYFLSHLAFIDLCYSSSIGPKMLQNLLVKKKTISFSGCFAQLYFSSAFTTTECFLLATMAYDRYMAICNPLIYTAVMTQQVCRELVIGVYTYGFLNSVLQTALTFQLSFCDSNVIHHFYCPDPPLLALSCSDTHSKEKQLVIFSAVNLTGSLLTIFISYICILFSIIKIQSSKGKCKAFSTCASHLTVVTIFYGTLFFMYLQQPKAGNSWKQNKVVSVFYSLVIPMLNPLIYSLRNTEVKDALKKMLEGKEL